Genomic DNA from uncultured Erythrobacter sp.:
CGATCTCGGTCAGCGCCATCACTCGGCGCTGGTTCGGCAGGTTGAGCGTTACGAAACCGAGCTGCGCCTCATCGGGGATGTCGAAGACGGGCCGAGAATAGCTGTCTGGATTGTCGCCCAGCCGATATTCGATCTCGAACCCCAGCACGCCTTCATAGAAGGTCAGCGCACGGTCAAGATCGGCGACGATGAAATTGGCGCGCTGAAAACGCACAGGGGCTTGTTCACTCACAGCCATTCTTCGGGTTCTCCACGGACAGAGCAGCATTGGACGCCGACATTGGCGCCGTAATAGAGGTTGGCTAGCGCGCGCGGCATCGCAGCGAAGCCCTCTTCGATGTCCTGCACCGGCTTCAATCGGCCATCGTCGATCCACCCGGCAATTTCGTCCATCACCTGACCCCAGCGATCCAGGTGATTGTAGACGAAGAAGCCGCGCATCACGCTGTCGGTGGCGCGCAAGCGGGTGTAGTTGGAGAGCTTGAACGGGACGTCGCGCGTGTATTCGCTGATCGAACCGCACAGCACGATCCGCGAATGCATGCGCAGCCGCTCAAGGCAAGCTTCGAGCGTCTCACCGCCGACATTGTCGAAATAGAGATCGATCCCGTCGGGCCGCAGTTCGTCGAGCATCGCCTCGATATCGTCGGCCTTGTAGTCAATCGCGGCAGTGCAGCCATGCTCACCGATGAAGGCGCATTTCTCCGGACCGCCTGCCATGCCGACCACATCGCAGCCGACCACATTGGCGGCCATCTGGCTGACCATCGATCCAACCCCGCCCGCCGCTCCGGAAAGGACCATGCGGTCGCCTTCTCGCGGATCACCACAGGCGAACAAGCCCGCATGGGCGGACAGGCCAGTCATTCCCAGCACGCCCGCGCCAAGCGCAGCTGGCAGGCCATTCTTGGGCATGCGGAAGAACTTCTCTTGGGGCGTCATTCGGCTGACTTTGTAGGTCTGCCAGCCCACCTGCCCCTGTACCACCTCGCCTTCGCGCCAGTCGGGATGCCGCGACTTCACAATCTGGGCGACTCCGCGCCCATGGATCACATCACCGGGGCCGAGCATCGCATCGCCAGTGCGTGCGGTGCCCTGCATATAAAACCGCATGACCGGCGCGAGGCCGAGATAATGCGTGCGCAGCAGCATCTCACCTTCGCGCGGTTCGGGAATGTCGCTCGCATGCCACTCGAAATCATCCGGGCGGACATTGCCTTCGGGCCGCCGCGCGATGCGCCACTGGTAGTTGGCGTCATCGTCGATGGCATGGCTCGCATGCGTATCGAAGGCAGCAAGAGCGGCTGGCGCCCTCACCCGTCGTGGACCCGAACCACCTGATTCACCTCGAAGAAATTGCCATCGAGATCCCAGAAACTCGCGCCGATCATGTCCTTCTGGCGGCCATCAGCGCCGGTCACTGTCCAATCGAGCGGCTCGGCATGGATGCGCGATCCCGCCGCCCGCGCCCTCTCAACCGCGCCTTTGGTGTCTTTTGAAGCGACGACGAAAATCGGTGTGCCAAAGGGTATCTCGGTTGGCAGTTCCGCGGGAATATCCTCCCGAACCGGATCGACCCATTGCAGCAGGCCGATCATTCCGATCTCGTCATGTTCGGCTTTCATGATGATCAGCCGGGTCTGGTCACCCTTTTTGCCTGCAGCCAGTTGATTGCCCGACAGAGTGAACGGCGTGTCCATCCAGCGGGTCATGCCGAGCACATCCTCGTACCAGCACGCCGCCTTCTCCGCATCGCGAACCATCACCGTGGTGCGCTTAATTGCATCAACCATTCAGCGCCTCCGCGATGCTGGGCGCTTCGATCAGCAACACCTGACAATCGGCAATGTCGGCGCGCAGCTTCTTGGCTTCGCCATATTCGGGGCTGTTCCAGAACGTTTTGGCGGCGGCTTTGTCCGGCCATTCGGAAATCACCATGGAAGCGCCATCGCCGAAGTCGCCCTCAAGCAATTCTGCACCCGGCCCGCGCAGGATGTAGCGGCCACCGAACTTCGCAACCAACGCACCAGCGGTGGCGCCATAACCTTGAATGAAGGCATCGCGATCGGCGATCTTGGCGGTGACGATCATATACGCAGGCATCGTGCGGATTCCTTTGCTGAAATTGTCATTTGGAGCGCTCCGACAAGGCACTGGCTTCGCGCTCGCACCTCTGCGACTGACAGCGCAGCAATGTGATGTATTCGCCGGGTTTTGAGCCCCAGACCGGCTTCATGTCCGCGTCAAATCCGCGCTCGGAGGTGCCGAATACATCGTCGCGATAGAAACCGTCTGCACCAATGCGGATGGTGGTTTGGCGCCTTTCGGAGAATATCTCACAACGGTGCGGATCGACTTTCCCGCGCCAGACACCGTCTGCGTCTCTGGACCAAACCTGCTCGCAGCCCTCACCCAGCACGGGCTTCATGTCGGTCATGGCAAGACCTGCGAACGTCTGCGGGCGCGCCCAACCATCGACAAAGCGGCTGGCATCAACGGGTTCGAAGCTGCGCTGGATCACGCTTTCGCCATCGCTCGCAAGGTCCAGCCGATGAAACCGCTGACGATAAACTTTCTGCTCGGTCCCCGTATTCAACTGGCTGTAGAACCAGATTCCCGTCTCGCCAGCGACACTCACGGCGACCCTGCGGTCGATGATCGTCAGTTCGAGATTGTCTGGCGAGGTCGCGAAATCACCCAACATCAACTGGCTGAGTTGGCGCAGGCCCGCGTCTTCCGTCGTGCTTGCGACATCGGCCTGCGCGGCAGTCGGCTGGCCGATGAGTAGCACCCCAGACAGCGCGATGAAAAAGGCAGACCGCGCACGCATCACCGCGACCTCCGCCAGCGGGTCTTTTCGCGCAGATAGCGCCCCGCATCCTTGGTATCGGTCGGCTGGTAGTCAGCGAGCAGGTTCGGACCGTAGGGGCTGCGGTACTGCTCGAAAATCGGCATCACGAGCTCGCTGTGCACAATCGGTTGGCGATGGCGCGCGCGGAAGTTGCCGATGGGGATGCGCCCGTAGATGAGCGTCTCGTCGTCGGTCGCGGACCGCTCGAAAAACTCCCCGTCCGGCCCGACAATTCCGGCATATCCGGGGTTCGAGTCCGCCAAATAATATTGGTTCTCCGGCGAAGCGGAGTTGTTGGCGATGGTCGAATAGACGCGATTGTACATCGACACCGCGCGGATATCGGTTTCGTTGTAGTTGCCCGTCGCGGTGCGCAGCATGATCTCTGCGCCCTTCATTGCCGCCGCGCGGAACAGCTCCGGCTCCAATTGTGAGGAACTGGTGTAGAGATTGCCGATCGGCGTCTGGATCACCGGAATGACGGAATCCCAGCCGTAGCGCTCAACATATTCGTCCAGCACGTCGTAGATCGTGGTGGTGAAAAGCTCGCGGCCACCGGGGAAGAACCCTTTGAGATTGCGGGCCTTCCAATCTTTCGCGATGATCTCGCCCTTGTCGTTGAGGATTGTGGTGATCGAAAGCAGCCGCGTCGGCCAGTCGGGATCGCGAACATAGGAGCCAAAGCTGATATAGCAGCCATATTCGCGCGCCTTTGCCCCAAGCATCTCGCTCTCTTCACCTGGCAGTTCGATGGCGATCTTGCGTGCATCGTTGAGATCCCAAACGTGACGATAGCCGGTGATCGGAAACTCGTGGAAAGCAACCAGATCCTTCGATCCGGAAAAGCCGTTCGCGATATCGATCACGTCGCACATATGCTGCAC
This window encodes:
- a CDS encoding chromophore lyase CpcT/CpeT, translating into MRARSAFFIALSGVLLIGQPTAAQADVASTTEDAGLRQLSQLMLGDFATSPDNLELTIIDRRVAVSVAGETGIWFYSQLNTGTEQKVYRQRFHRLDLASDGESVIQRSFEPVDASRFVDGWARPQTFAGLAMTDMKPVLGEGCEQVWSRDADGVWRGKVDPHRCEIFSERRQTTIRIGADGFYRDDVFGTSERGFDADMKPVWGSKPGEYITLLRCQSQRCEREASALSERSK
- a CDS encoding DUF1330 domain-containing protein; the protein is MPAYMIVTAKIADRDAFIQGYGATAGALVAKFGGRYILRGPGAELLEGDFGDGASMVISEWPDKAAAKTFWNSPEYGEAKKLRADIADCQVLLIEAPSIAEALNG
- a CDS encoding nitrilase-related carbon-nitrogen hydrolase, yielding MAEGIGRRALLSAGAGAAAATTLDWTMFASPAAAAIGKPGDPVQMRSDGSYATIPLRKDTISIAVAQTRVVPVELGSIAQTRRANVQHMCDVIDIANGFSGSKDLVAFHEFPITGYRHVWDLNDARKIAIELPGEESEMLGAKAREYGCYISFGSYVRDPDWPTRLLSITTILNDKGEIIAKDWKARNLKGFFPGGRELFTTTIYDVLDEYVERYGWDSVIPVIQTPIGNLYTSSSQLEPELFRAAAMKGAEIMLRTATGNYNETDIRAVSMYNRVYSTIANNSASPENQYYLADSNPGYAGIVGPDGEFFERSATDDETLIYGRIPIGNFRARHRQPIVHSELVMPIFEQYRSPYGPNLLADYQPTDTKDAGRYLREKTRWRRSR
- a CDS encoding NADP-dependent oxidoreductase, with the translated sequence MRAPAALAAFDTHASHAIDDDANYQWRIARRPEGNVRPDDFEWHASDIPEPREGEMLLRTHYLGLAPVMRFYMQGTARTGDAMLGPGDVIHGRGVAQIVKSRHPDWREGEVVQGQVGWQTYKVSRMTPQEKFFRMPKNGLPAALGAGVLGMTGLSAHAGLFACGDPREGDRMVLSGAAGGVGSMVSQMAANVVGCDVVGMAGGPEKCAFIGEHGCTAAIDYKADDIEAMLDELRPDGIDLYFDNVGGETLEACLERLRMHSRIVLCGSISEYTRDVPFKLSNYTRLRATDSVMRGFFVYNHLDRWGQVMDEIAGWIDDGRLKPVQDIEEGFAAMPRALANLYYGANVGVQCCSVRGEPEEWL
- a CDS encoding VOC family protein, whose product is MVDAIKRTTVMVRDAEKAACWYEDVLGMTRWMDTPFTLSGNQLAAGKKGDQTRLIIMKAEHDEIGMIGLLQWVDPVREDIPAELPTEIPFGTPIFVVASKDTKGAVERARAAGSRIHAEPLDWTVTGADGRQKDMIGASFWDLDGNFFEVNQVVRVHDG
- a CDS encoding VOC family protein, translated to MAVSEQAPVRFQRANFIVADLDRALTFYEGVLGFEIEYRLGDNPDSYSRPVFDIPDEAQLGFVTLNLPNQRRVMALTEIGNVDLAPIPHPRRSAIVLETHDPDAVMAGARELGLTVYEEEVLKTPDGRVGREIGIVDFDDNLIVIYSFPEGTA